CTGTAAAAAATGGTAAAATAAAACCCGAGGACATAAAAAAGGAAATGATTTCCTCTTACCTTTACACCTCGGATACGCCCGATCCAGATTTAATACTGCGTACTTCTGGGGAAGAAAGAATATCGAATTTTTTGCTGTGGCAGATTGCATACTCCGAATTGTATTTTTCGGATGTATACTGGCCCGCTTTAAAAAAAACAGATTTTCTGAAAGTGATTAAATCCTATCAGAGGAGGCAGAGGAGACATGGAAAATAAGATACCGGCCATTCTATTCATTTTTGGCATTATCTGCATCATTGCGGGCTTTGCTGCAGGAGAAGGAAAGGCGGGCATTTTCATTATTTTTCCCTTTATTTATGGTAACGGCCCGCTAATGCTCATGGGCATGCTTTTAATTTTTATTTCTTTTGTCATATTCATTTTTTCCACTTTTTCAAAAGCCCAATCTATGGAAGACATGCCATTGAAAACAGAGAAACATGCAGGTGGCTTAATTTTAATAGGTCCAATCCCTATAGTTATTTCATCAGATAAAAAATTGGCTCTTGTTTTAATGGCTATAGGAATTTTTATAGCATTCATTTTCCTATTTTTGTGGGTTTATGCCGGGTTGCATTGAAAGCTGGAACATAGTTATCCCTTGACTTCTTTTATATCCTTTTTTACAATCACAAAATAATTATCTGCGTACTTTTTTGATACTTTCTTCACGCTCCACGCTTTAACGATTTTCAGCCCAGCCTTTTTCACATCTCTTTTCAATTCTCTCATGCTGTAGAGATGATAGAAACGCATCACCTGTTTGCCATCCCTTTTCCACGGAACCAGTATGTCTCCCAGCTCCTTCCACGGTTTGAACATCTGAATCAAAAAATGCTTTCTCCACCTGTCCTGCCATTTTGACCACACCGAAATCAAAGCTTCTCCATCATCTTTTAAAACACGGTTTACCTCGCCCAGTGCCTTTATCCTGTTTTTCTTCCATCGAATGTTGTGCAGCCCAGCAATGAACAGGGCGAAATCAAAGGTATCGGACTTAAATGGGAGAGAAATGGCATCCCCGACAGCCAGTGAAACGTTTCTCAAGCCCGCTTTTTCAACATTTTCTCGGGCAATTTTTATCATTTCTGGCGAGAAATCCATGCCCATCGCATGCTTGGCTTTTGAACATAAGGGGATGAGATGGCGGCCGTTTCCA
The nucleotide sequence above comes from Candidatus Thermoplasmatota archaeon. Encoded proteins:
- a CDS encoding DUF131 domain-containing protein codes for the protein MENKIPAILFIFGIICIIAGFAAGEGKAGIFIIFPFIYGNGPLMLMGMLLIFISFVIFIFSTFSKAQSMEDMPLKTEKHAGGLILIGPIPIVISSDKKLALVLMAIGIFIAFIFLFLWVYAGLH
- a CDS encoding class I SAM-dependent methyltransferase; this encodes MQNEWDIIARSFDSTRQKPWKECLDFIEGKGGTAIDIACGNGRHLIPLCSKAKHAMGMDFSPEMIKIARENVEKAGLRNVSLAVGDAISLPFKSDTFDFALFIAGLHNIRWKKNRIKALGEVNRVLKDDGEALISVWSKWQDRWRKHFLIQMFKPWKELGDILVPWKRDGKQVMRFYHLYSMRELKRDVKKAGLKIVKAWSVKKVSKKYADNYFVIVKKDIKEVKG